One genomic region from Drosophila busckii strain San Diego stock center, stock number 13000-0081.31 chromosome 3R, ASM1175060v1, whole genome shotgun sequence encodes:
- the LOC108603470 gene encoding uncharacterized protein LOC108603470: MAACNFMFNAVVSRLDTPNWQDLDIQKLKVVAELNNLPLTITASRINMSDVEPQTGIEFSSGIEQLRLNLIQCGMPITVFYGEEIIGNSLINFPTTVTDLVTEDMGNIMHCGSCSFERQGVVFGSIEILCCLATKCDEDANKSKSKRLCYQDNINPEDILFVMADTERCPCPCDPCLDTWVDEDSEQDHIQLGFMRYESFNAKQLKPEVNFMHDPTGKSICNEIKQMAQDYDDIVESIAKLNGQRPNFKPTAHKSELQVKQSKPFEETAKSEPNYASCSYMPVTQVSCRCKSKSSSSEGQAKGQRCPVCLTDRTWLPKFTACPKCGAKPTPAVAEPPAKPKEPTAEKILIEYLGKPPPTIDSYCADPCAKPQENEDTEDECRCYCKCKYNKVCAHCRIREMVADVYKAKKRLKQAKCIKPEPRTAEECCVLKKKSSESFRPFLEQVFSELRDLYDLKSARGEPIPETQKHTIVEPGPSTARVSHRRMTLGENRPRRSGRQSMIQKGHIPESRPMQFGHKHCLERGHSIPSRHGWNWLASTEARRYGWRPGCVTKRIKKLMNFFLEYTPKSKEVLEQQQKAKQAKQNERPILNVTKRNGEIFITLTAVNSAEVQMQPIEFRVVKSELAVALREIKRKLKDAGFRKCVCHQTLSLCTCRDEQEKAELSQALQAECPSRRMQSCVQEHLILTDTSDSEIEFDFDVTPPAGIKKCSRSYKPQLTTTTTQTNKADVKLAPTYPMPLDPYYRPYDCAVADRFINTAYGQPGEIIFEDGVFAYRQGGPHGLSAQAGGRPKSKLIWGEARGGPMRGGGRFLPQVFGGKSFPYAPKPKGKKSSKPIPVRMPQRFYKAAEEAKAKEAAAAEKAKAKKAPDMMKYMMAKGAISVPWNPNANAY, from the exons atgGCGGCTTGCAACTTTATGTTTAATGCTGTTGTCAGTCGCTTGGACACACCCAACTGGCAAGATTTGGATATTCAAAAGCTAAAAGTCGTTGCTGAACTCAATAATTTACCATTAACAATAACAGCGAGTAGAATTAACATGAGCGATGTGGAGCCGCAAACTGGCATTGAGTTCAGCTCTGGAATTGAGCAATTGCGCTTGAATCTCATACAGTGCGGCATGCCCATAACTGTTTTCTATGGCGAAGAAATCATAGGCAATAGTCTGATTAATTTTCCGACAACTGTTACTGACTTGGTAACTGAGGACATGGGAAACATTATGcactgcggcagctgcagctttgaaaGGCAGGGCGTGGTCTTTGGCAGCATTGAAATACTTTGCTGCCTGGCCACAAAGTGCGATGAAGATGCAAA TAAGTCGAAAAGCAAACGCTTGTGCTATCAAGACAATATTAATCCCGAAGACATTCTGTTTGTTATGGCCGACACCGAACGCTGCCCCTGTCCCTGTGATCCTTGTCTAGATACGTGGGTGGACGAAGATTCAGAACAGGATCATATACAACTGGGCTTTATGCGCTATGAAAGCTTTAATGCTAAGCAGCTAAAGCCTGAAGTGAACTTTATGCACGATCCTACAGGCAAATCCATCTGCAATGAAATAAAG caaatggCGCAAGACTATGATGATATTGTCGAGTCGATTGCGAAGCTTAATGGTCAACGTCCAAATTTTAAGCCAACTGCGCACAAGTCGGAGCTGCAAGTCAAACAGTCCAAACCATTTGAGGAAACTGCCAAGAGTGAACCAAACTATGCGTCCTGCTCTTATATGCCTGTTACTCAAGTGAGTTGTCGCTGCAAGTCCAAGTCATCGTCTAGCGAAGGACAAGCTAAGGGTCAGCGCTGTCCTGTCTGCTTAACCGACAGAACTTGGTTGCCCAAATTCACTGCCTGCCCCAAATGCGGCGCTAAGCCAACACCAGCGGTGGCTGAGCCGCCGGCGAAGCCAAAAGAACCGACGGCGGAAAAAATACTCATCGAGTATCTTGGTAAGCCGCCCCCCACCATTGACAGCTACTGCGCAGATCCTTGTGCAAAGCCACAGGAAAATGAAGACACCGAAGATGAGTGTCGCTGTTATTGCAAATGCAAGTACAACAAAGTTTGTGCCCACTGTCGCATACGTGAAATGGTCGCGGATGTGTACAAGGCCAAGAAGCGACTGAAGCAAGCGAAATGCATCAAGCCTGAGCCACGCACAGCTGAAGAATGCTGCGTGCTGAAAAAGAAAAGCTCTGAAAGCTTTCGACCCTTTTTGGAGCAAGTGTTCTCAGAGCTGCGAGATCTCTACGATCTGAAGAGTGCCAGAGGAGAGCCCATACCGGAGACCCAGAAACACACCATCGTAGAGCCAGGTCCGAGCACAGCGCGAGTCTCCCATAGAAGAATGACACTCGGCGAGAATAGACCACGTCGCAGCGGCAGGCAATCAATGATACAGAAGGGTCATATACCGGAAAGTCGACCAATGCAATTTGGGCATAAGCATTGCCTGGAGCGCGGCCACAGCATACCCAGTCGACATGGCTGGAACTGGCTTGCCAGCACTGAAGCACGCCGATATGGCTGGCGACCAGGCTGCGTAACCAAGCGCATCAAAAAGCTGATGAACTTCTTCTTGGAGTACACGCCAAAGAGCAAAGAAGtgctagagcagcagcaaaaagcaaagcaagccaAGCAAAATGAGCGACCCATACTCAATGTGACCAAGCGTAATGGTGAAATTTTCATTACTTTGACAGCTGTGAATAGTGCTGAGGTCCAAATGCAGCCTATTGAGTTCCGCGTGGTGAAGAGCGAGCTGGCCGTGGCGCTTAGAGAAATCAAGCGCAAGCTCAAGGACGCAGGCTTTCGCAAGTGCGTCTGCCACCAAACTTTGTCGCTCTGCACTTGCCGCGATGAGCAGGAGAAGGCAGAGCTTAGCCAGGCGCTGCAGGCAGAGTGTCCGAGTCGTCGCATGCAAAGCTGCGTGCAGGAGCATTTGATATTAACCGATACCAGTGACagtgaaattgaatttgattttgatgtaACGCCGCCTGCAGGCATCAAGAAGTGTAGTCGCTCCTATAAGCCCCAattgacaacgacaacgacacaaacaaacaaagctgaTGTCAAACTAGCGCCTACATATCCCATGCCGCTCGATCCTTACTATCGCCCATATGACTGCGCTGTAGCTGATCGTTTCATCAATACAGCTTACGGCCAGCCGGGTGAAATTATCTTTGAGGATGGCGTGTTTGCCTATAGGCAGGGCGGGCCACATGGCTTGTCTGCGCAGGCGGGCGGCAGGCCCAAGAGCAAGCTCATTTGGGGCGAAGCTCGTGGCGGGCCCATGCGCGGCGGTGGACGTTTTCTGCCACAAGTCTTTGGCGGCAAGTCATTTCCATATGCTCCAAAGCCCAAAGgcaaaaagagcagcaaaccAATACCGGTTCGCATGCCCCAGCGTTTCTACAAAGCAGCTGAGGAAGCTAAGGCCAAAGAAGCTGCAGCGGCGGAAAAGGCGAAAGCCAAGAAGGCCCCGGACATGATGAAGTACATGATGGCCAAGGGAGCCATTTCCGTGCCCTGGAATCCAAATGCCAATGCCTACTAG
- the LOC108603471 gene encoding uncharacterized protein LOC108603471, which yields MEPRTFLFEAVVTRFEAKNVEELDLRLLEVTLLFNNISVSITAGRINVNEIVSGFGIDFVVDPISLRSKLEEQGIQMMVCYAAEILGAGVIMLPKMCTDRIVDGMNEIMHLDSCQIENDAGKPVGSIEILIRLMIKCDENVARGNCERNTGENINPNDILFIVSEPPRPDRCDPCAGLEDQQ from the exons ATGGAGCCAcgcacatttttatttgaagccGTTGTTACGCGCTTCGAAGCAAAAAATGTGGAGGAACTCGATCTTAGGCTACTAGAAGTAACTTTGCTGTTCAATAACATCAGCGTATCAATAACAGCTGGACGCATAAATGTCAACGAAATAGTTTCTGGCTTTGGCATTGACTTTGTCGTGGACCCCATTAGCTTGAGAAGCAAATTGGAGGAACAAGGCATACAAATGATGGTGTGCTATGCAGCTGAGATTCTGGGCGCTGGTGTGATCATGTTGCCCAAAATGTGCACAGACCGCATAGTAGATGGCATGAACGAAATAATGCATCTGGACTCGTGTCAGATTGAAAACGATGCTGGCAAGCCGGTGGGCTCAATAGAAATTCTTATTCGACTCATGATTAAATGCGATGAAAA CGTGGCAAGAGGCAACTGTGAACGAAATACTGGCGAGAATATAAATCCCAatgacattttgtttatagttagTGAACCTCCAAGACCTGATCGGTGTGATCCTTGTGCAGGCTTAGAAGaccaacaataa
- the LOC108604780 gene encoding uncharacterized protein LOC108604780 encodes MSQIVRSEQLNFLFDIIVTHLEMTKDRIDNPAGITANIKFNKKPLTLTASRINVTDFKPGRQTEFTAEPNALRKNLEDDGLTIAIRYSGATLGSATIEFPPEFTDRIDAGMNDLMHSASCALIRANLEVGKATIMCMLTIKCEEPPQPDVEGVTCRELAANINDPDIMFVIGEPNPCINVNRCEEQVPAEEGDERLGLDLARYRKYNERVLHAPEDTLTAEACCQLKRLTMQYGDIIDSVVKQVSELPTQIADDDKIFTDWAPKPQQPVDRRERTIPVPVGDLEVEGIKPIRFCPVCLTAMSYLPKYAPCPTCAAKPMPQLDEMPDPPLSATQIIKEYVRDPPKFEDDYCIDPCDMKEPVNDDPCATCRCTCKFGKFCAHCRIRKLCADIFNPKAAEAKKCPKTKASVDEDFRIIAEPEDECRPYLERVFSELKYLYDKRDAKKLNDLKNRCTNSQLSFRNPDGSESDTQTVSSTASISAPLGPPSFLQRQSPPKIGHKDCMKREDAVSKRHGWAWASSKEARKYGWRPGAICRYVGSVMRFFLEYTPEQNAYNRCRQTLEELQEKQRQLPTLSVRKQNGAILITLRALNSNKVEMKPIIFKVVKSDLAMALREIKQALKAKGFRKCTCHKALKLCNCRDTDEKQNLEHAVKRECSRRGMQNCEEQLILTDTSESEMEYDFDLTPPAGVPRPPRRLKPRYVNTACQTSKKDLVVPPRYPISIDPYYRSYDCAVGDRFTSTAFGAPGEDVFEDGIFGFGGGGPHGAGNKQKNKAIWGSKPGGPMRGGGGGRVPVSGGPGGPHGPRGGGFNVTRSDQGAFGKSFPAKPKSAPSKPIPVRMPQRYYKAIEDKAKAEEKAKEQAIQKKKQGPDMMKYLMEKGTVATPWNPNEPKGKEKTKSTLNVGEDGLTDAQRRRKALSQNPMPPFETLAKLGKGYDPCIPHYFDACAAQCYYPRPFYC; translated from the exons ATGTCGCAGATTGTAAGATCCGAGCAGCTAAATTTTCTTTTCGACATTATTGTCACCCATCTGGAGATGACCAAGGATAGAATTGATAATCCAGCAGGCATCACAGCAAACATCAAATTCAACAAGAAACCACTAACGCTTACAGCCAGTCGCATCAATGTTACGGACTTTAAGCCTGGCCGACAAACCGAATTCACGGCAGAACCAAACGCGCTTCGCAAAAACTTGGAGGATGATGGCCTGACTATTGCCATACGCTATTCTGGTGCAACGCTTGGTTCGGCTACAATTGAATTTCCGCCCGAGTTCACCGATCGCATCGATGCTGGGATGAACGATCTAATGCATTCGGCCAGCTGTGCGCTAATACGAGCCAATCTGGAAGTAGGCAAAGCCACCATCATGTGCATGCTGACCATCAAATGCGAGGAGCCGCCACAGCCAGA TGTTGAAGGCGTCACCTGCAGAGAGCTGGCTGCCAATATTAATGATCCCGATATAATGTTTGTCATTGGCGAGCCAAATCCCTGCATTAACGTCAATCGCTGTGAGGAGCAGGTGCCAGCTGAAGAGGGCGACGAGCGGCTTGGATTGGATTTAGCAcgttatagaaaatataatgaaCGCGTCCTGCACGCTCCTGAAGACACATTGACTGCCGAGGCCTGTTGTCAGCTGAAGCGACTGACCATGCAGTATGGCGATATCATAGATTCGGTGGTTAAGCAGGTGTCTGAGCTGCCCACGCAAATCGCAGATGATGACAAAATATTCACAGATTGGGCGCCCAAGCCACAGCAGCCGGTTGATCGACGAGAGCGCACCATACCTGTGCCAGTGGGCGACTTGGAGGTGGAGGGCATCAAGCCAATACGCTTCTGTCCTGTTTGCTTGACAGCCATGTCCTATTTGCCCAAGTACGCGCCTTGTCCGACTTGCGCCGCCAAGCCCATGCCACAGCTTGATGAGATGCCAGATCCACCGCTAAGTGCTACGCAGATCATAAAGGAATATGTCAGAGATCCACCCAAGTTTGAAGATGACTATTGTATTGATCCTTGCGACATGAAAGAGCCTGTAAACGATGATCCTTGCGCCACTTGTCGCTGCACTTGCAAGTTTGGCAAATTCTGCGCTCACTGCCGCATACGCAAACTCTGCGCTGACATCTTCAATCCAAAGGCAGCTGAAGCTAAGAAGTGCCCCAAGACAAAGGCAAGTGTGGATGAGGATTTTCGCATCATAGCCGAACCGGAGGATGAATGTCGTCCGTATCTGGAGCGCGTGTTCTCTGAGCTGAAGTATTTGTACGATAAGCGGGATGCCAAGAAGCTGAACGATCTGAAGAATCGCTGCACAAACTCGCAGCTCTCATTCCGGAATCCAGATGGCTCAGAGAGTGATACACAAACTGTTTCCTCCACAGCTTCGATTAGCGCGCCACTTGGGCCGCCTTCGTTTCTGCAACGCCAGTCGCCGCCTAAGATCGGACACAAGGATTGCATGAAGCGCGAGGATGCCGTTTCCAAGCGCCACGGCTGGGCTTGGGCATCCAGCAAAGAGGCACGCAAGTATGGCTGGCGTCCTGGCGCCATCTGCCGTTATGTAGGCAGCGTTATGCGTTTCTTCCTGGAGTACACGCCAGAGCAGAATGCATACAATCGCTGTCGCCAAACGTTGGAGGAGCTGCAGGaaaagcagcgccagctgcccACGCTCAGTGTGCGCAAGCAGAATGGCGCAATTCTCATTACGCTGCGAGcgctcaacagcaacaaggtGGAGATGAAGCCCATCATCTTCAAGGTTGTTAAAAGCGATCTGGCAATGGCTTTGCGTGAAATCAAGCAGGCGCTCAAGGCCAAAGGATTCCGCAAGTGCACCTGCCACAAAGCGCTCAAGCTCTGCAACTGCCGCGATACAGATGAAAAGCAAAATCTCGAGCATGCAGTGAAGCGAGAGTGTAGCCGGCGCGGCATGCAAAACTGCGAGGAGCAACTGATACTGACGGACACCAGTGAGAGCGAGATGGAGTACGACTTTGATTTGACACCGCCAGCGGGTGTGCCAAGGCCTCCGCGTCGGCTTAAGCCGCGCTATGTAAACACAGCCTGCCAGACGAGCAAAAAAGATCTGGTAGTGCCGCCCAGATATCCCATATCCATAGATCCCTACTATCGCAGCTATGACTGTGCTGTGGGCGATCGCTTTACATCCACAGCTTTTGGCGCACCTGGCGAGGATGTGTTTGAGGATGGCATTTTTGGCTTCGGCGGCGGTGGACCACACGGCGCCGGCAACAAGCAGAAGAACAAAGCTATATGGGGCTCTAAGCCAGGTGGACCCATgcgcggcggtggcggcggccgTGTGCCTGTTAGTGGCGGTCCCGGTGGTCCGCACGGTCCGCGTGGCGGCGGCTTCAACGTTACTCGTTCCGATCAAGGCGCATTCGGCAAGTCTTTCCCAGCTAAGCCAAAATCAGCTCCTTCCAAACCCATTCCTGTGCGAATGCCTCAACGCTATTATAAGGCCATTGAAgataaagccaaagctgaaGAGAAAGCCAAAGAGCAAGCCATACAAAAGAAGAAACAGGGCCCCGATATGATGAAGTATCTAATGGAAAAAGGCACCGTCGCCACACCCTGGAATCCCAATGAGCCCAAGggcaaagaaaaaacaaaatctacTCTCAATGTGGGCGAAGATGGACTCACCGATGCGCAGCGCCGGCGCAAAGCTCTCAGTCAAAATCCGATGCCACCATTTGAAACGCTGGCCAAGCTCGGCAAGGGCTACGATCCATGTATTCCACATTATTTTGATGCTTGTGCTGCCCAGTGTTATTATCCGCGTCCTTTCTACTGCTGA
- the LOC108603469 gene encoding uncharacterized protein LOC108603469, producing MASCNFIFDIIVTDLQTYDEVDESTRFQVIAVFNKRKIPILENSINVDDFQPGDRYEFQADPQKLRAGLEECGIAMTVMRNGRLIGAGLITFQQSALDSIAEGMSDLIYADSCTFEKDGLVMGRLEILCRLVIKCEEPEADAATSCRRTIDKSINDKDILFIVAESQRCLAPCDPCQEKVQSEEGDEQLRLDLQRYQSANQRAAASLIHNPTATAACCEIKKMLKEYEDVIETITARLGQGKPLKSPCRGTEDTYVSFGHNCCSPPQPPGPRTAPTGPCFNYLPARMGGGMDFCDRKLIPVPIADEQRQQPAAIKPIRFCPVCLTSMSWMPKFAACPRCGIKPMPVVEERHKNRLSATNILDEYLDKPLQTIEDFCKDPCDEAVKKKAADDAAAAAAAAEHESCCKCKFGKLCAHCRVAQLCGDMFESLKKKCQPIQGGPDEDYCIMQENCEKPFLERVFSELRDMYSLKGLKQISAYCLDKPPPKKKLGKPPKAPFGKKQYPKAYLEKRKVDSGRHKICMNREIKVGRRHGWNWADSVEARKHGWQPGVVLKPVKRIMNYFMRDRHKPKPYTICKQALQEEEQKRRNQPTLSVCKKNGEIFITLRAANNPDVDMHPIIFKVVKSDLAQKMRLIKEKLKCKGFRKCTCHQTVMLCTCRCFMEKRNLEKAIRKESKRHCIENCVDHLILTDTSDSEMEYSFDVGAPNQQLPGPPKIPTRSRFSQTYDDKKERIVPPLYPTPTSPYWRSYNCAAGDRYTGTAFGRPGEKVFEDGVFGFRGGGPHGASAAPGGHHKAPGVWGATPGGPMRGGGRGGAFGGGGGPGGGPGGGPGGAFGGKGFPGAKKEKKPPGEPVPPPPVRMQRPFYKAIEDAVQAEKDEIARQIQKRKDGPNMIKYLQQGGALPKPWNPNNPPPKIQILGPVVGPDGLTDAQRLRKQLRQMPIPPLDSMPRLGKGFDPCCNHCYDPCGGQWYNPYCFLGGC from the exons ATGGCTTCGTGTAACTTTATCTTCGACATCATTGTAACAGATTTGCAGACATATGATGAGGTAGACGAGTCGACCAGATTCCAAGTAATAGCCGTATTTAATAAGAGGAAAATTCCAATACTGGAGAATAGCATCAATGTAGACGATTTTCAACCGGGAGACAGATATGAGTTCCAAGCAGATCCACAAAAGCTGCGTGCTGGTCTTGAGGAGTGCGGCATTGCCATGACAGTTATGCGCAATGGCCGCTTGATTGGAGCTGGCTTGATCACATTTCAGCAATCGGCGCTAGACAGCATAGCCGAAGGTATGAGcgatttgatttatgcagaTAGCTGCACTTTCGAGAAGGATGGCCTGGTAATGGGTAGATTGGAGATTCTCTGCCGTTTGGTTATTAAATGCGAAGAGCCTGAAGC cgaTGCGGCTACTTCCTGCCGTCGAACTATAGACAAGAGTATCAACGACAAGGATATACTGTTCATTGTAGCCGAATCGCAGCGCTGCCTCGCACCCTGTGATCCTTGCCAAGAAAAAGTGCAATCAGAAGAAGGCGATGAGCAGCTGAGATTGGATCTGCAGCGCTATCAAAGCGCCAATCAGCGTGCCGCCGCCTCGCTGATTCACAAtccaacagcaactgctgcctgctgtgaaattaaa AAAATGCTGAAAGAGTACGAGGATGTAATTGAAACCATCACTGCGCGCTTAGGCCAAGGCAAACCGTTGAAGTCGCCATGTCGCGGCACAGAGGATACTTATGTATCGTTTGGCCATAATTGCTGCAGTCCTCCACAGCCACCGGGCCCACGCACTGCGCCAACTGGTCCGTGCTTTAACTACTTGCCCGCACGTATGGGAGGGGGCATGGATTTCTGTGATCGCAAATTGATTCCGGTGCCAATTGCAGAtgagcagcggcaacagccaGCTGCAATCAAGCCCATACGCTTTTGCCCCGTTTGCCTAACCAGCATGTCCTGGATGCCAAAGTTCGCAGCTTGTCCCAGATGTGGCATAAAGCCCATGCCAGTTGTGGAGGAGCGCCATAAGAATAGATTGTCAGCTACAAATATACTTGATGAGTATCTGGACAAGCCACTGCAGACGATTGAGGACTTTTGCAAAGACCCTTGTGATGAAGCGGTAAAGAAAAAGGCGGCGGACGatgcagctgcggctgctgctgctgcagagcaTGAATCCTGCTGCAAGTGCAAGTTTGGCAAGCTATGCGCGCACTGCCGCGTCGCGCAGCTCTGTGGGGATATGTTCGAGTCGCTGAAGAAGAAGTGCCAGCCCATACAGGGGGGCCCCGATGAGGACTATTGTATTATGCAGGAGAACTGTGAGAAGCCTTTCCTGGAGCGCGTGTTCTCCGAGCTGCGCGACATGTATAGTCTCAAAGGACTGAAGCAGATAAGTGCGTATTGCTTAGACAAGCCGCCGCCTAAAAAGAAGCTGGGCAAGCCGCCCAAAGCGCCGTTTGGCAAGAAGCAGTATCCCAAGGCGTATTTGGAAAAGCGTAAAGTCGACTCTGGCAGACATAAGATTTGTATGAACCGCGAGATCAAGGTGGGACGTCGCCACGGCTGGAACTGGGCGGACAGCGTCGAGGCGCGCAAGCATGGCTGGCAGCCAGGCGTGGTGCTGAAGCCTGTCAAGCGAATTATGAACTACTTTATGCGCGACAGGCACAAGCCCAAGCCATACACCATATGCAAGCAGGCACTGCAGGAGGAGGAGCAAAAGCGACGCAATCAGCCCACACTCAGTGTGTGCAAGAAAAATGGCGAAATCTTCATAACACTGCGCGCAGCTAACAATCCAGACGTTGACATGCATCCCATTATATTCAAGGTGGTGAAGAGCGATCTTGCCCAGAAAATGCGGCTTATCAAAGAGAAGCTCAAATGCAAGGGCTTCCGCAAATGCACTTGCCACCAAACTGTCATGCTCTGCACCTGTCGCTGCTTCATGGAGAAGCGCAATCTGGAGAAAGCCATACGCAAGGAAAGCAAGCGCCATTGCATTGAAAACTGCGTCGATCATCTCATACTCACAGACACCAGCGACAGCGAAATGGAGTACAGCTTTGATGTGGGCGCACCCAATCAACAACTGCCGGGGCCACCCAAGATCCCGACACGCAGCCGCTTTTCGCAAACTTATGATGACAAGAAGGAGCGCATAGTGCCGCCTTTGTATCCAACGCCAACCAGTCCCTACTGGCGCTCGTACAACTGCGCTGCAGGTGATCGCTACACAGGCACAGCCTTTGGCAGGCCAGGTGAGAAAGTGTTTGAGGATGGCGTTTTTGGCTTCCGAGGTGGCGGCCCACATGGCGCATCTGCTGCGCCTGGCGGTCATCACAAAGCTCCTGGAGTTTGGGGCGCCACTCCTGGCGGACCTATGCGCGGTGGTGGCCGCGGTGGCGCCttcggcggcggtggcggtcCTGGAGGCGGTCCTGGCGGTGGCCCTGGTGGCGCTTTTGGTGGCAAGGGATTCCCAGGTGCAAAGAAAGAGAAGAAACCGCCTGGCGAGCCGGTCCCGCCACCCCCAGTCAGAATGCAGCGACCCTTCTACAAAGCCATTGAAGACGCTGTGCAGGCTGAGAAGGATGAAATTGCTCGCCAGATTCAAAAGCGCAAGGATGGCCCCAACATGATCAAGTACTTGCAACAAGGTGGCGCTTTGCCCAAACCCTGGAATCCCAATAATCCACCGcctaaaatacaaatacttgGTCCTGTCGTTGGACCCGATGGCCTCACCGATGCGCAACGCCTACGCAAGCAACTGCGCCAGATGCCCATTCCGCCACTGGATAGCATGCCACGTCTGGGCAAAGGCTTCGATCCTTGCTGTAATCATTGCTATGATCCCTGCGGGGGCCAGTGGTACAATCCCTATTGCTTCTTAGGTGGTTGCTAG